In Haloarcula sp. H-GB4, a single genomic region encodes these proteins:
- a CDS encoding glycosyltransferase family 39 protein translates to MDNIITRIQEEVSTDFRDSETVREFIERIAREIEYDGDHEIVISAIEKQKFSAYPTLSTAELEGVEDFVQAIVQADFSGDANQSSSDDTPGVKKNHAPPSTDTSSRNTEPVDSKESTERNPQQPSFADRGSSRKTEYVSDDLPLRVSLPRPVAQLDTRLRDNIRKPYLGNLWWIIGIAIIGAYVYLSYLGHRPLVRWDESIYANVARNMVQNDRWVIPHVYIHPQRPGFELRAFLEKPPLVFWLQGISVSIFGITRFAIRLPIAIFAILSGLITYRFGEQLFDRPAGVASACVLFTIPMIYAQNHGGRTGSTDVPLLFFGSLFVYLTWTALDNDRPELLPYVGLVAGLALLTKGFHAGIFVIAVIPVVFYHSHTFMSRELVPMVGITAGITLPWTLYAWFRYGHQFVHEIFLQQVVQRATGETLIDQSGTTFSFMQYPYFQTFPDQIGVWFYFLFPAAAVALIRGWQKQSIKKPLFLIWWSVVTFGFFVFTGNHAWYIMPMFVPCSLIIGVAISGALEHDPVALVGIGMSVLAAIITVGLTLKSVVITAAAMLVVALPVADQLAKSQWRHDDYEIGRRIVPMLLAALIVASLVGSVPLGTGGPSYSGEEKLGQSAAKEVPEGVPVAVEPRMGKIWIFSFFAQRPITDGPPSALEGDDDIQFALVTNETSANLTRNFSIMAEHRDVKLIEFR, encoded by the coding sequence ATGGACAACATCATAACCCGAATCCAAGAAGAAGTTTCGACTGACTTCCGAGATTCAGAGACTGTGCGAGAATTCATAGAGAGAATTGCCCGTGAAATCGAATACGATGGAGATCACGAAATCGTAATCAGTGCTATTGAAAAACAGAAATTCTCCGCCTACCCAACCCTCAGCACAGCTGAATTAGAAGGGGTAGAAGATTTCGTCCAAGCAATAGTGCAAGCGGATTTCTCAGGGGATGCGAATCAGTCAAGTTCAGATGATACTCCGGGCGTAAAAAAAAACCATGCACCCCCCTCTACTGACACCAGTTCGCGAAACACCGAACCTGTCGATTCTAAGGAAAGCACTGAGAGAAACCCCCAACAGCCCTCTTTTGCAGACCGAGGATCTTCGAGAAAGACGGAGTATGTATCCGACGATCTCCCTCTCAGAGTATCGCTCCCGAGGCCAGTAGCCCAACTTGATACTCGCCTGCGCGACAACATTCGGAAACCGTATTTAGGCAATCTGTGGTGGATTATCGGTATTGCTATCATCGGTGCTTATGTATATCTGTCATATCTGGGTCACCGCCCACTTGTAAGATGGGACGAAAGTATCTACGCGAACGTTGCCCGGAATATGGTTCAGAATGACCGTTGGGTGATTCCACATGTCTATATCCACCCCCAGAGGCCAGGCTTTGAGCTCCGGGCATTTCTCGAAAAACCACCATTGGTATTCTGGCTCCAGGGTATTTCGGTATCCATATTCGGGATTACCAGATTTGCCATCAGGCTTCCTATAGCTATTTTTGCCATCCTTTCTGGTTTGATAACATATAGATTTGGTGAACAATTATTTGACCGTCCTGCTGGGGTGGCTTCAGCCTGTGTGCTGTTCACGATACCGATGATTTACGCCCAGAATCACGGCGGCCGGACTGGAAGCACTGACGTGCCATTGCTCTTCTTCGGTTCTCTATTTGTGTATTTGACATGGACAGCCTTGGACAACGATCGTCCAGAGCTCCTGCCGTACGTAGGCTTGGTTGCCGGGCTTGCGTTACTCACAAAAGGGTTTCATGCAGGAATATTCGTCATTGCGGTCATACCGGTTGTTTTCTATCATTCCCACACTTTCATGTCAAGGGAACTTGTACCGATGGTGGGAATAACAGCTGGGATCACACTCCCTTGGACATTGTATGCTTGGTTTCGATATGGGCATCAGTTTGTCCATGAAATATTTTTGCAACAGGTTGTGCAACGAGCGACTGGTGAAACGTTGATAGACCAATCTGGAACGACGTTCTCTTTCATGCAATATCCTTACTTCCAGACCTTCCCTGACCAAATTGGAGTATGGTTTTACTTTCTGTTCCCAGCTGCTGCCGTTGCTCTTATTCGAGGATGGCAGAAGCAGTCGATCAAAAAACCCTTGTTCTTGATATGGTGGTCAGTGGTAACGTTTGGGTTCTTTGTCTTTACTGGAAACCACGCTTGGTATATCATGCCGATGTTCGTACCCTGCTCCTTGATAATTGGTGTGGCAATCAGCGGGGCACTGGAGCATGATCCGGTCGCTCTCGTCGGTATTGGAATGAGCGTTTTAGCGGCGATTATCACGGTGGGTCTAACACTCAAATCGGTCGTAATAACTGCAGCCGCTATGCTGGTTGTCGCACTGCCCGTAGCCGATCAACTTGCCAAATCACAATGGCGCCATGATGACTACGAGATCGGCCGTCGAATTGTCCCTATGCTCCTAGCAGCCCTAATCGTTGCAAGTTTGGTTGGTTCAGTTCCCTTGGGTACTGGTGGTCCCTCTTATAGTGGGGAAGAAAAATTAGGACAGTCCGCTGCCAAAGAAGTCCCGGAGGGTGTGCCTGTAGCTGTTGAACCTCGAATGGGGAAGATCTGGATCTTTTCATTTTTCGCACAGAGACCGATAACTGATGGACCACCATCAGCCCTTGAGGGGGACGACGACATCCAATTCGCCCTTGTGACAAATGAGACAAGTGCAAACTTAACAAGAAATTTTTCGATTATGGCTGAGCATAGAGACGTTAAATTAATAGAATTTAGATAG
- a CDS encoding GtrA family protein, protein MTTESTLVLLAHRSRIGKFISVGVVGATIETLLVAVLTAGFGIGPTVAKAIGAEISITTMFTINDRWTFVDEGELGVIAFAHRWIQSHLVRVVGLSVAFTILYLLTSILQYSLSIGGIELWPTVANLIGIGVGMSINYVAESLFTWDVVG, encoded by the coding sequence ATGACGACTGAGTCAACGTTGGTGCTACTTGCACATCGTTCGCGGATTGGAAAGTTTATTTCCGTCGGCGTTGTTGGAGCGACTATCGAGACTCTCCTTGTGGCTGTTTTGACTGCAGGATTTGGTATCGGACCAACCGTTGCGAAAGCGATCGGCGCCGAAATATCCATAACGACGATGTTCACAATCAACGATCGCTGGACGTTTGTTGATGAGGGAGAGCTCGGTGTTATTGCATTCGCTCATCGCTGGATACAGTCACATCTTGTCAGGGTAGTGGGTCTCTCAGTTGCATTTACAATCCTCTACCTATTGACCAGTATCTTGCAGTATTCTCTTTCGATCGGTGGGATTGAGCTCTGGCCAACGGTTGCAAACCTCATTGGGATCGGCGTTGGAATGAGCATCAACTATGTTGCTGAGAGTTTGTTTACTTGGGATGTGGTTGGTTGA
- a CDS encoding glycosyltransferase, with protein MASDSLGIVIPAYDPDILTLETYIKDIKEELGPEVIRIEIDAPRQAHADRLEEIAEVNVSTKRRGKGGAIMEGFDALDTDIVAFADADGSVPATSIDDIVRQIRDGTTDVSIASRRHPSSHIVAHQTIIRRFLGDAFAFAARKILPTQCRDYQCGAKAVRSEAWKAIGHHCYEPGFAWDLEFVSVAGSLGYEIAEIPIEWEDHPDSTVNPISTSIELATALIDVKRRTDAIVTSPRHRDVTKTDRSKLMKLGDNDD; from the coding sequence ATGGCAAGTGACTCGCTTGGGATCGTGATTCCAGCGTATGACCCGGATATTCTTACGCTGGAGACGTACATCAAGGACATCAAAGAAGAACTCGGTCCCGAGGTCATTCGCATCGAAATTGATGCACCTCGGCAAGCACATGCCGATCGGCTTGAAGAGATTGCCGAGGTGAACGTCTCCACTAAACGGAGAGGGAAGGGTGGAGCGATCATGGAAGGATTCGACGCGCTGGATACGGACATCGTCGCGTTCGCTGATGCCGATGGGTCGGTCCCCGCGACGTCGATCGACGATATCGTTCGCCAGATCAGAGATGGGACTACAGATGTGAGCATCGCTTCACGCCGCCACCCCTCTTCACATATCGTCGCCCACCAAACGATTATTCGCCGGTTCCTTGGGGACGCATTCGCCTTCGCGGCCAGAAAGATACTACCCACACAGTGCCGGGACTATCAGTGTGGCGCGAAGGCTGTTCGCTCGGAAGCCTGGAAGGCGATAGGCCACCACTGCTACGAACCTGGCTTCGCATGGGATCTGGAGTTCGTCTCAGTCGCAGGGTCGCTCGGCTACGAGATCGCGGAGATCCCGATCGAGTGGGAGGACCATCCGGACTCAACAGTCAATCCTATTTCGACGTCGATCGAGTTGGCAACAGCCCTCATCGACGTGAAGCGCCGAACGGATGCAATCGTGACGAGCCCCCGTCACCGAGACGTCACGAAAACAGACCGGTCGAAGCTAATGAAGCTCGGTGACAATGACGACTGA
- a CDS encoding transposase: protein MYLGIDTHKKYSQVAVVDGDGNLQDEIRLPNDRLDELAEEYAGGDAAIEASGNYRPIYEMLNEHLDVSLVNPSKNRIIADATVKTDRVDAKKLAHMLRADMLAESYVPPDEIRTLRDLVRTRKSLVEKRTGVLC, encoded by the coding sequence ATGTACCTCGGCATTGACACCCACAAGAAGTACTCGCAGGTTGCCGTCGTCGACGGCGACGGCAACCTGCAAGACGAGATTCGCTTGCCAAACGACCGCCTTGACGAGCTCGCCGAAGAGTACGCTGGTGGTGACGCTGCCATCGAAGCATCGGGCAACTACCGCCCGATCTACGAGATGCTCAACGAGCATCTCGACGTTTCCCTGGTGAATCCATCAAAGAACCGGATTATCGCCGACGCCACAGTCAAAACAGATCGCGTCGATGCGAAGAAACTCGCGCACATGCTCCGAGCGGACATGCTCGCTGAGAGTTACGTCCCACCGGACGAGATCCGCACCCTGCGGGATCTCGTCCGGACGCGTAAGTCGTTAGTCGAAAAGCGGACTGGTGTGCTCTGTTGA
- a CDS encoding transposase: MITYKKKLVKETIVEALEEIREQSPRGRILLVADNYGSHHARITQQWADELGIEFVFTPLYSPTLNVIEPL; encoded by the coding sequence GTGATCACGTACAAGAAAAAGCTGGTCAAGGAGACGATTGTCGAGGCGCTTGAAGAGATCCGCGAGCAGAGTCCGCGGGGTCGGATTCTGCTCGTGGCCGACAATTATGGCTCACATCACGCGAGAATCACACAACAATGGGCCGACGAACTCGGTATCGAGTTCGTCTTCACCCCGCTATACTCGCCGACGCTGAACGTAATCGAACCACTGTAG